From Arachis stenosperma cultivar V10309 chromosome 2, arast.V10309.gnm1.PFL2, whole genome shotgun sequence, one genomic window encodes:
- the LOC130960967 gene encoding rRNA biogenesis protein RRP5, with protein sequence MAPNSKKSQKKKNSNNKENKPRMDKSSKKISKPKREEQHDAATAKKKSEALALQLEDEVPDFPRGREVPTKRKDDGDDREVFGYDEFGSDKRKKLNKWNRKKGKNTLRKRDEAADDWGTLFGDTVTGKLPKRVNKITLGNITPGMKLWGAVAEVNEKDLVISLPGGLRGLVHCSDVVDPIFDNEIEVGESFLSSVFSVGQLVSCVVVRLDHDNKDKGSRKIWLSLRLSLLHKNMNLDVVQEGMVLDAYVKSIEDHGYILHFGLPSFTGFLPKNSLIGQGNEVKIGQFIQGLVKSVDNVRKVVYLSSDPDTMSKSVTKDLKGISIDILVPGMMVNARVKSILENGVMLSFLTYFTGTVDLFHLQTSYPTKNWKDLYSESQKVIARILFIDPSSRAVGLTLNPHLVHNKIPPFHVNIGDIYDESKVVRVDRGAGLFLEVPSIPESAPAFVSIVDFDEGEIQKLEKKYKEGNHVRVRIQGLRLLEGLAIGSLKASALEESVFTHSDAMPGMVVKAKIVRVDDDHAIVQIPGGVKALCPLNHMSELDITKPRKKFKVGAELVFRVLGRKKKMVTVTHKKTLVKSKLPIISSFTDATEGLITHGWITKIEAHGCFVRFYNGVQGFAPRSELGLEPGVDPGAVYNVGQVVKCRVISSISALRRINLSFIIKPKRVAEEDKVRLGSLVSGVIDRITTNAVVVYVNASGFSWGTISLEHLADHLGQANLMKSVLKPGYSFDQLLILDIKGSNLILSAKSSLIKSAQQIPSDISQMHLNSVVHGYICNINEAGCFVRFLGSFTGLAPSKKAADDQKTNILEAYQIGQSVRSNVSEINTERGRVTLSLKQTLCSSTDASFLQDYFIMDEKISKLQNMGYGASDLKWDEGFSFGAVAEGKVEDVKDVGIVVSFEKYNDVFGFITTYQLAGTTLAKGSVVKAVVLDVAKTERLVDLTLKPEFVKRSEERSSISHSTKKKRRRESLKDLVLHQTVNAVVEIVKENYLVVSIPENNYIIGYASVSDYNTQRFPQKKFLNGQSVVATVMAFPSPETSGRLLLLLNDANETSSSKRAKKRSIYNVGSLVEAEITEIRSLELKVKFGVGLHGRVHISEVHDDVNDLENPFSCYKIGQTVTARIVAKPNEKDSYRKGWELSVKPKIIAGSSDIGENESGNLDFEIGQCVAGYVYKVESEWVWLAISRNVSAQLHVLDSAFEPRELQDFQNRFHVGQLVSGYVVSINLDKKLMRLIQRPLSTLPCRTSDEPQNNVVHAELTMYIHEGDILGGRISKILSGVGGLLVQIGPYIYGKVHFTELTDTWVPDPLSGYHEGQFVKCVVLEVSQTVRGTVHVDLSLCSSRGMLSQDSKDVQSTGHDNGKCVEMIEDIHPDMVVKGYVKNVTPKGCFISLSRKIDAKILLCNLSNEFVKDPEKEFPVGKLVVGRVISVEPLLNRVEVTLRTSSGPRKSNFEILDLSKFQVGDVISGRIKRIEPYGLFITVDDTNMVGLCHISEVSDDTIENIETEYRVGQHVNARVLKVDEVKQRISLGMKNSYMRDEDAHGIPSDQQSDEPLADRMTSMDLMTSSVPGTSDMEILDEIDQLPILPQAEERASIPPLDVSLDDLDKIDINNTNRQSEEHLNDEGTIDEKKKRREKKKAKEEREKQIRAAEERLLEEDVPRTADEFEKLVRSSPNSSFIWIKYMDFVISLADVEKARSIAERALRTINIREEDEKLNIWKAFFNLENKFGNPKEEALMKVFQRALQYNDPKKVYLALLGLYERTEQQNLADELLNKMTKKFKHSCKVWLRRVQSLLKQNQDGVQPVINRALLSLPRRKHIKFISQAAIQEFKIGVPDRGRSLFEGILREYPKRTDLWSVYLDQEIQHKDADVIRALFERAITLSLPPKKMKFLFKKYLDYEKSQGDEERIESVKQKAMEYVENTLA encoded by the exons ATGGCACCGAACTCGAAAAAAtcgcagaagaagaagaacagcAACAACAAAGAGAACAAGCCAAGAATGGATAAATCGTCTAAGAAAATTTCTAAACCAAAGAGGGAAGAGCAACACGACGCCGCAACGGCGAAGAAGAAGTCAGAAGCTCTAGCTTTGCAGCTGGAAGATGAAGTTCCTGATTTCCCTCGAG GCAGAGAAGTTCCGACGAAGCGAAAGGATGATGGAGATGACCGTGAAGTGTTTGGTTATGACGAGTTCGGTTCCGATAAAAGGAAGAAGCTGAATAAGTGGAATAGGAAGAAAGGGAAGAATACGCTGAGGAAGAGAGATGAAGCTGCAGATGATTGGGGCACGCTCTTCGGCGATACTGTCACCGGGAAATTGCCGAAGCGCGTCAATAAAATCACTCTTGGG AATATAACTCCAGGAATGAAGCTTTGGGGAGCTGTTGCTGAAGTAAATGAGAAAGACCTTGTAATTAGTTTACCAGGGGGATTACGTGGTTTAGTTCATTGTTCAGATGTGGTGGATCCTATTTTTGATAATGAAATCGAG GTTGGGGAAAGCTTCCTTTCTAGTGTATTCTCTGTTGGACAGCTGGTTTCTTGTGTTGTAGTAAGATTGGACCATGACAACAAGGATAAAGGAAGTAGAAAAATTTGGCTTTCTTTGCGTCTTTCTTTGTTGCACAAGAACATGAACTTAGATGTTGTTCAAGAAGGCATG GTTCTTGATGCATATGTGAAAAGCATTGAAGATCATGGTTACATTCTTCACTTTGGTCTACCTTCTTTCACAGGATTCTTACCAAAAAATAGCTTGATTG GCCAGGGAAATGAGGTAAAAATTGGGCAATTTATACAAGGGTTGGTTAAGAGCGTTGATAATGTTCGTAAGGTGGTTTACTTGAGTTCTGACCCAGATACAATGTCCAAAAGTGTG ACCAAGGATCTTAAAGGTATATCAATTGATATTCTAGTTCCAGGGATGATGGTTAATGCACGTGTGAAGTCAATTCTTGAGAATGGTGTTATGTTGTCATTTCTCACATACTTCACTGGAACT GTTGATCTGTTTCACTTGCAAACAAGCTATCCTACAAAAAACTGGAAGGATTTATACAGTGAATCTCAGAAG GTTATTGCTCGAATTCTATTTATTGATCCATCAAGTAGAGCTGTTGGCTTGACACTTAATCCACATCTTGTTCATAACAAGATTCCTCCCTTT CATGTTAACATTGGAGATATATATGATGAGTCTAAAGTTGTCAGGGTAGATAGAGGAGCAGGATTGTTCCTTGAAGTTCCTTCAATTCCAGAGTCAGCTCCTGCTTTTGTCAGT ATTGTTGATTTTGATGAGGGAGAGATCCAAAAGCTTGAGAAAAAGTACAAGGAAGGTAATCATGTTCGAGTTCGTATTCAGGGATTAAGGCTTTTGGAAGGACTTGCTATAGGAAGTTTGAAG GCTAGTGCTCTTGAAGAATCTGTGTTCACTCATTCTGATGCAATGCCGGGGATGGTAGTGAAGGCCAAGATAGTCAGGGTTGACGACGATCATGCTATAGTGCAAATTCCTGGGGGTGTGAAGGCACTCTGTCCTCTTAATCATATGTCTGAATTAGATATTACAAAGCCTCGAAAGAAATTCAAG GTGGGAGCGGAATTAGTATTTCGTGTGCTTGGTCGCAAAAAGAAAATGGTGACGGTTACACACAAAAAAACTCTT GTTAAATCGAAACTACCGATTATTAGTTCATTTACGGATGCAACTGAGGGTTTGATAACTCATGGATGGATAACAAAGATTGAAGCCCATGGATGTTTTGTGCGGTTTTACAATGGGGTTCAAGGATTTGCTCCGAG GTCTGAACTTGGATTAGAGCCAGGAGTTGATCCTGGTGCAGTTTATAATGTTGGACAAGTTGTCAAATGCCGTGTAATAAGCTCCATTTCTGCTTTACGGAGGATCAACCTTAGTTTCATAATAAAGCCCAAAAG GGTTGCGGAGGAGGATAAGGTTAGGTTGGGCAGCCTTGTTTCTGGAGTTATTGACAGAATAACAACAAATGCTGTAGTTGTTTATGTCAATGCAAGTGGTTTTTCGTGGGGTACCATATCTTTGGAACACTTGGCAGATCATCTTG GGCAAGCTAATTTGATGAAATCTGTATTAAAACCTGGATATAGTTTTGATCAACTACTGATTCTAG ATATTAAGGGGAGCAATTTGATTCTATCTGCCAAAAGTTCGCTTATTAAATCTGCTCAGCAGATTCCTTCAGATATTAGTCAGATGCATCTGAACTCTGTTGTGCAT GGCTACATTTGCAACATAAATGAGGCTGGCTGCTTTGTCCGTTTCCTTGGTTCCTTTACAGGTTTGGCTCCATCGAAAAAG GCTGCTGATGACCAGAAAACCAATATTCTAGAAGCCTATCAGATTGGGCAATCCGTCCGCAGTAATGTGTCCGAG ATCAATACTGAAAGAGGCAGAGTAACACTCTCACTAAAGCAAACATTATGTTCTTCTACAGATGCATCCTTTCTTCAAGACTACTTTATTATGGATGAAAAG ATTTCTAAGCTGCAAAACATGGGCTATGGTGCATCTGATTTGAAGTGGGATGAAGGATTTAGCTTTGGTGCAGTTGCTGAAGGTAAAGTCGAGGATGTTAAAGATGTGGGAATTGTTGTAAGCTTTGAGAAGTATAATGATGTTTTTGGTTTTATCACCACTTACCAGT TGGCAGGAACTACCTTGGCGAAAGGCTCCGTTGTGAAAGCAGTGGTTCTTGATGTTGCGAAAACAGAACGGCTTGTAGATTTAACTCTAAAACCAGAATTCGTTAAAAGATCTGAAGAAAGAAGCTCCATAAGTCATTCCACCAAAAAG AAACGTCGAAGAGAGTCACTGAAGGACTTGGTGTTGCATCAGACAGTAAATGCAGTAGTGGAGATTGTCAAAGAAAACTACTTG GTCGTATCAATACCGGAGAATAATTACATCATAGGATATGCATCCGTTTCTGACTATAATACTCAAAGGTTCCCCCAGAAAAAGTTCTTAAATGGACAGAG TGTTGTGGCTACTGTTATGGCTTTTCCAAGTCCTGAAACTTCAGGAAGGTTGCTTTTACTTCTTAATGATGCTAACGAGACATCTAGTTCCAAAAGAGCGAAGAAAAGGTCTATCTATAATGTTGGGTCTCTGGTTGAGGCAGAG ATTACTGAAATCAGATCTCTTGAACTTAAAGTTAAGTTCGGTGTTGGTCTACATGGCAGGGTGCACATATCGGAG GTACATGATGATGTAAATGATTTGGAAAATCCGTTTTCCTGCTATAAAATAGGGCAAACAGTGACAGCAAGAATTGTTGCAAAGCCTAATGAAAAAGATAGCTACAGAAAGGGCTGGGAGTTGTCAGTCAAACCTAAAATAATTGCAG GTTCCAGTGACATTGGAGAAAATGAATCTGGTAATCTTGACTTTGAAATTGGGCAATGTGTTGCTGGTTATGTATATAAAGTAGAAAGTGAATGGGTCTGGTTGGCGATATCTCGAAATGTTAGTGCCCAGCTACATGTTCTTGATAGTGCTTTTGAACCCAGAGAGCTTCAAGATTTCCAGAATCGATTTCATGTTGGACAACTTGTTTCTGGTTATGTTGTGAGTATTAACTTGGACAAGAAACTAATGCGGTTAATTCAACGTCCCTTATCTACTCTCCCGTGCAGAACTAGTGATGAGCCACAAAACAATGTTGTGCATGCGGAATTAACAATGTATATTCATGAAGGAGATATTTTAGGCGGTAGGATTTCTAAAATACTTTCAGGTGTTGGTGGGTTGCTTGTCCAAATTGGTCCATATATCTATGGGAAGGTCCACTTTACTGAGCTCACAGATACATGGGTGCCTGACCCATTATCTGGATATCATGAAGGGCAGTTTGTCAAATGTGTAGTTCTTGAAGTCAGTCAAACTGTCAGGGGTACTGTTCATGTCGACTTATCATTATGTTCTTCAAGAGGGATGCTTTCTCAAGATTCTAAAGATGTTCAAAGCACCGG GCATGATAATGGTAAATGTGTGGAGATGATTGAAGATATTCATCCTGATATGGTTGTAAAG GGTTATGTTAAGAATGTCACACCAAAAGGTTGCTTCATTTCACTTTCACGAAAGATTGATGCGAAAATTCTTCTATGTAATTTGTCCAATGAGTTTGTCAAAGATCCTGAGAAAGAATTTCCTGTTGGAAAGCTTGTAGTTGGCAG GGTTATATCCGTGGAGCCCCTTTTAAATCGTGTTGAAGTTACATTGAGGACATCAAGTGGTCCCAGGAAATCCAATTTTGAAATTCTGGATTTGAGTAAATTTCAAGTTGGAGATGTAATATCTGGAAGGATTAAGCGTATTGAGCCATATGGTTTATTCATTACAGTTGATGACACAAACATG GTTGGATTGTGCCATATATCAGAAGTTTCTGATGATACTATTGAGAACATTGAAACAGAGTATAGAGTTGGACAGCATGTAAATGCAAGAGTATTGAAG GTGGATGAAGTAAAACAGAGAATTTCTCTGGGAATGAAGAATTCATATATGAGAGATGAAGATGCACATGGAATACCTTCAGATCAACAATCAGATGAACCTCTTGCTGATAGAATGACATCTATGGATTTAATGACTAGCAGTGTTCCTGGAACCTCTGATATGGAAATTTTAGATGAAATTGATCAACTCCCAATTCTTCCACAAGCAGAAGAAAGGGCGTCCATTCCACCATTAGATGTTTCCCTTGATGACTTAGACAAAATTGATATAAATAACACCAATCGCCAAAGTGAAGAGCATTTGAATGATGAAGGCACAAtagatgaaaagaaaaagaggcgCGAAAAGAAAAAAGCAAAGGAAGAAAG GGAGAAACAGATAAGGGCTGCAGAGGAAAGACTACTGGAGGAGGATGTACCAAGAACAGCTGATGAGTTTGAAAAGCTGGTTAGAAGCTCTCCTAATAGCAGTTTCATCTGGATAAAATATATGGACTTCGTGATTTCTTTGGCTGATGTTGAGAAAGCCCGCTCTATTGCTGAAAG GGCTTTGCGGACAATAAATATTAGAGAAGAGGATGAGAAGCTCAACATCTGGAAGGCTTTCtttaatttagaaaataaatttggaAATCCTAAAGAG GAGGCTCTTATGAAAGTTTTTCAACGAGCTCTGCAGTACAATGATCCCAAAAAAGTATATCTAGCACTTTTGGGACTGTATGAGAGGACTGAACAACAAAACTTGGCTGATGAACTTCTCAATAAAATGACAAAGAAGTTCAAGCATTCTTGCAAG GTTTGGTTGAGACGTGTACAAAGTCTTTTGAAGCAAAACCAGGATGGAGTTCAACCTGTTATCAACCGTGCTTTGTTAAGCCTACCAAGGCGCAAGCATATTAAATTTATTTCCCAGGCAGCCATTCAAGAATTCAAGATTGGGGTTCCAGACAGAGGACGATCATTGTTCGAAGGAATTTTACGGGAATACCCAAAGAGAACAGACTTGTGGAGTGTCTATCTAGATCAA GAGATTCAACACAAAGATGCAGATGTAATTCGTGCACTTTTTGAAAGGGCAATTACTCTGAGCCTACCACCAAAGAAGATGAAG
- the LOC130958698 gene encoding serine/arginine-rich SC35-like splicing factor SCL33 — protein MRGRSYSYSPSPPRRYSHRRRSPSPRGHYRGRGRDLPTSLLVRNLHKDCRPEDLRGPFGQFGPLKDVYLPRDYYTGEPRGFGFVQYVDPADAADAKYHMDGQILLGRELTVVFAEENRKKPQEMRARERRRSYDYRSPRRYSRSPRYARTYSRSPGYSPSPVRRRNSRSISPRYKRYRDRSYSRSPYGSRSRSRSRSYSRSYSRSYSRSPSYSR, from the exons ATGAGAGGAAGAAGCTACAGCTACAGTCCATCGCCTCCAAGACGTTACAGCCATAGAAGGCGCAGTCCTAGCCCTAGGGGTCACTATAGAGGCCGTGGTAGGGATTTGCCAACAAGCCTTCTCGTTCGGAACCTCCACAAAGATTGCAG GCCAGAAGATTTACGTGGCCCATTTGGCCAATTTGGTCCACTGAAGGACGTTTATCTGCCTCGAGATTATTATACTGG GGAGCCGCGTGGATTTGGGTTTGTTCAGTATGTAGATCCAGCTGATGCTGCTGATGCAAAGTATCACATGGATGGTCAAATTCTACTTGGTCGGGAACTAACTGTGGTATTTGCGGaggaaaacagaaagaaacCCCAGGAAATGAGAGCCAGAGAACGTCGGAG GTCATATGATTACAGATCTCCACGTCGATATTCTCGCTCTCCACGCTATGCTCGTACCTATTCTCGTAGTCCTGGTTATTCACCCTCTCCAGTTCGAAGGCGAAATTCCAG GTCAATCTCACCAAGATACAAAAGGTATAGGGACCGATCTTACTCCAGGTCACCTTATGGATCGAGAAGCCGCAGTCGAAGCAGGAGCTACAGTAGGAGTTACAGCAGGAGCTACAGTCGAAGCCCTAGCTACTCCAGGTGA